The following nucleotide sequence is from Coleofasciculaceae cyanobacterium.
TATTGAATTTTTTTAAACACCCTGGATATATTGTTACCGCAGGTTCTTTTCAAGTTACTTCATTTGAAGAATGTCTTCGTCGTGAACCTGACGCGATCTTTGCTCACAGACTTCTATCAATGTGTCCCGCTATGATGACCAAAAAAAGATTACCGCCAATCTTTTTTGACCTAGACGATCTCGAACCAGTATCATTTATCCGTAAGTTAAGACAGCCACCTAGTCACCCAATTAAATCGTTGCCATATTACTTACAGGTGCCTGCACTATGGTGGGGAACGTATAAAGCGATCGCTCTATCTCACAAAACCTTTGTTTGTTCTGAACAAGACCGCAACTATCTTACCAAACAATTTGGTCTCTCCCAAGTAGTTAGTGCGCCGAATTCGGTTGCTATTCCCAAATTTAAACCTCTTACAAATCAACCTACTTTACTTCTAATTGGTTCATATATTTATCAACCAAATGTTAATGCTGCAAATTTCCTGATTGAGAAAGTTTGGCCTCATATATATCGAGAAATCCCAGAAGCTCGCTTAATAATTGCAGGGAAAGAACCAAGCCAAATTAATTCTTTTCACAATCGTAGTATTCCTGGTTTAGAATTTACTGGTTTTGTCGACGATCTTGATGAGCTATATCAGCGAGTTCGCATAGTCTGTTGCCCAATATTTTCAGGCGCAGGAACGAGAGTAAAAATGGTTGAAGCAGCAGCCTATGGTAAACCAATTGTTGCCAGCCAGTTAGGTGCTGAAGGTCTTAAGTTTCAGCATAACAAAGAATTTATCTTAGCTAATGATTCAATATCATTTGCTGAATCATGCGTAAAATTGTTGAAAAATCAAACTTTGTGCGAGGAATTAGGAGTAGCTGCACGTGCAAGAGCTATTCGCGATTATGAACGTGTCAATATTGTACGAAAAATTCAGCAATCGATCGCGCCTGAGTTTAAATAAAAAGTTTTTAATGAGAGAGATTGCTCTACCAGGATCTAAAAAGTAGATTGAAGAAATTAAAGTTAATCAAAAGCTCATCACTACAACTTAAAAACTCGGAAGGTTTTATTATCGCTCTTTTCATTAAATCAGTAATTCCCTAGCACGCTTGCTCGTAAACCGATTTGATTTGTGGGGCAATTACTGACCAAGCATAGTTATCTCTGGCATAAGCTTGACAAGCCTCACTATTAGGTAACTGACGTTTTTGAGATAGCACTTCAATGATTCCTTGAGCCAATTTATCAGCAGAGGTATCTTCAAACAACAAATCAGGACAAAATGGCTGTAAAATTTCGGGAATTCCGCCGATAGGCGTGCCTAATACTGGTGTTCCTGTTGCCAAAGATTCAATGATAATTAATCCAAACCCTTCAAAGGAAATAGTCGGCACCACAGAAAAATTAGCTGCTCGATAGGCTACAGATAACTGTTCATCTGGTAAATAACCTAACAAACGGACATGATTAGTCAATTTTAATTCGGTTATCTGTGTCTGCAATGTTTCAGCTAAAGCACCCCGCCCTGCAATATATAATAAAACCTCTGGATATTGAGTCTTAACAATTGCGATCGCCTCTAACAAATTTTCTAAACCCATCCGTTTTGCTAGTCGCCGTATACAAAAGAGAATCGTTCGCTCTTGTTCCCAGTTAAGTTCAATCCTAGCTTCAGCCCGAGAACTAGAAATTTGGAA
It contains:
- a CDS encoding glycosyltransferase family 4 protein — translated: MRVLFIISSVSPNDWNNKGLHGIHNRMEMFVDAIKEIAHLDVLWFVASETNITADNIAKINNFFCLRWNTEINFFFCHLFTPKQASSKWQTQSYGILNFFKHPGYIVTAGSFQVTSFEECLRREPDAIFAHRLLSMCPAMMTKKRLPPIFFDLDDLEPVSFIRKLRQPPSHPIKSLPYYLQVPALWWGTYKAIALSHKTFVCSEQDRNYLTKQFGLSQVVSAPNSVAIPKFKPLTNQPTLLLIGSYIYQPNVNAANFLIEKVWPHIYREIPEARLIIAGKEPSQINSFHNRSIPGLEFTGFVDDLDELYQRVRIVCCPIFSGAGTRVKMVEAAAYGKPIVASQLGAEGLKFQHNKEFILANDSISFAESCVKLLKNQTLCEELGVAARARAIRDYERVNIVRKIQQSIAPEFK
- a CDS encoding glycosyltransferase family 4 protein yields the protein MKTLQIGMGWFPEQSGGLNRYYYGCSRYLPKVGVDIQGLLTGSEQIAAITQQSIQAFAPTETSLLNRWQGIRQSVKQLASTEYDLVVAHFALYTFPILNQLGNLPLVFHFHGPWALESDVESQKALEAWVKKTLEQIVYRRASRFIVLSQAFKDILHQQYAVPLNKIHIIPGGVDLEQFQISSSRAEARIELNWEQERTILFCIRRLAKRMGLENLLEAIAIVKTQYPEVLLYIAGRGALAETLQTQITELKLTNHVRLLGYLPDEQLSVAYRAANFSVVPTISFEGFGLIIIESLATGTPVLGTPIGGIPEILQPFCPDLLFEDTSADKLAQGIIEVLSQKRQLPNSEACQAYARDNYAWSVIAPQIKSVYEQAC